AGCTTCCGCCGCATCCGCAGGAGGAGCACCCGCCTTCGCCCTCGGGGAAGACCATGCTCGATTCCACGGTAAAGCCCATGTTCTGGTCAAAGAGAACCGTCATGGGTTTGGCCTGCTCGAACAGGGCCCCCTCGACCAGAAAGGAATATCCGTCCACGTCGAAGATCTGATCGTTGTCTTTCTGCTCGTCCAGGGCCAACCCGAGACGGGGTCCGCCGCAGCCGGAAGCCAGGTATATTCGAATGGGTTCCTTGTCCTTGCCGCCGAAATGCTCATCCAGCTGCGCTTTTGCCGCCGGTTGGAGAGTAAACATAGATGCCTCCTATAGTTTGAATAGAGGAAAATCTAATCCCGACAGAC
This Desulfomicrobium apsheronum DNA region includes the following protein-coding sequences:
- a CDS encoding IscA/HesB family protein: MFTLQPAAKAQLDEHFGGKDKEPIRIYLASGCGGPRLGLALDEQKDNDQIFDVDGYSFLVEGALFEQAKPMTVLFDQNMGFTVESSMVFPEGEGGCSSCGCGGSCG